One Cyanobium sp. AMD-g genomic window carries:
- the glf gene encoding UDP-galactopyranose mutase, with the protein MTTLPYDYLIVGCGLFGATFARLATDAGKHCLVIDRRPHIGGNCYTEKQEGINVHRYGAHIFHTSNKVVWNFVNRFAEFNNYINSPKAVSDGKLYSLPFNMNTFYELWQTRTPVEAKQMIADQRFLGEPTNLEEQALSLVGKDIYETLIRDYTRKQWGKDPRELPAFIIKRLPLRFTYDNNYFTDRYQGIPIGGYTALFEAMLEGIEVRLNVDFLDARTQLTSMARKVVYTGCIDQYFHYELGRLEYRSLDFENSIEELENFQGNAVINYCDTSEPFTRIIEHKHFEGASSPVSVITREYPKACSGDAIPYYPINDPPNQSLYRRYQELAHSTDNVIFGGRLSEYKYMDMHVVIESAMNRFRSETRQPSA; encoded by the coding sequence GTGACCACCCTCCCCTACGACTACCTGATCGTCGGCTGCGGACTGTTTGGGGCCACCTTCGCGCGGCTTGCCACCGATGCGGGCAAGCATTGTCTTGTCATCGACCGCCGCCCGCACATCGGTGGCAACTGCTACACAGAAAAGCAGGAAGGCATCAACGTTCATCGCTATGGGGCCCATATCTTCCACACGAGCAACAAGGTCGTCTGGAACTTTGTCAACAGGTTTGCCGAATTCAACAATTACATCAATTCACCAAAGGCAGTTTCTGACGGGAAGCTTTATTCACTTCCCTTCAACATGAACACGTTCTACGAGCTCTGGCAGACACGAACGCCTGTTGAAGCCAAACAAATGATTGCGGACCAGCGTTTTCTCGGAGAGCCGACCAACCTTGAAGAGCAAGCGCTTTCCCTGGTGGGGAAAGACATCTATGAGACCCTGATTCGCGACTACACCCGCAAGCAGTGGGGCAAGGATCCCCGTGAGCTTCCGGCCTTTATCATCAAGCGATTACCGCTGCGCTTCACCTACGACAACAACTACTTCACCGACCGCTACCAGGGCATCCCCATCGGCGGCTACACGGCCCTTTTCGAGGCGATGCTGGAGGGGATTGAAGTGCGCCTGAACGTCGATTTTCTCGATGCCAGGACCCAGTTGACGTCCATGGCCAGGAAGGTGGTCTACACCGGTTGCATCGACCAGTACTTCCATTACGAGCTCGGCCGCCTGGAGTACCGCTCCCTGGATTTCGAGAACAGCATCGAAGAGCTGGAGAACTTCCAGGGGAACGCCGTGATCAACTACTGCGATACCAGTGAGCCCTTCACCCGCATCATCGAGCACAAGCATTTCGAGGGCGCAAGCTCGCCCGTCTCAGTGATCACCAGGGAGTATCCCAAGGCCTGCAGCGGCGACGCCATTCCCTACTACCCGATCAACGACCCTCCCAACCAATCGCTCTATCGCCGTTACCAGGAACTGGCCCACAGCACCGACAACGTGATCTTCGGGGGCCGCCTGTCCGAGTACAAATACATGGACATGCACGTCGTGATCGAATCGGCCATGAACCGGTTCCGCAGCGAAACACGTCAGCCGTCGGCCTGA
- a CDS encoding sigma-70 family RNA polymerase sigma factor: MTASAVATRRESSSRRGSDSITWYLTSIGREPLLTPAEEIELGNQVQAMMHLVEESKGGYSVQENKTIRIGRRSKERMMRANLRLVVSVAKKYQGKGLELLDLIQEGSLGLERAVEKFDPTRGYKFSTYAFWWIRQSMTRAIACQSRAIRLPVHLSERLTTVRKVSLELAHKLGAMPSRREISEAMAIPVEELDSLLRQALTISSLDAPIHAEDGRSFLGDLIADGSAEEPLDRIERGMHQEQLAQLMSHLSSQEREVLALRFGLDGMERHTLADIGRQLDVSRERVRQIELKALRKLRSLSTRSTPLP, translated from the coding sequence ATGACCGCCTCTGCCGTCGCGACGAGAAGGGAGAGCTCCAGCCGCAGAGGGAGTGATTCCATTACCTGGTATCTCACCTCGATCGGCAGAGAGCCCTTGCTCACCCCAGCTGAAGAGATCGAGCTCGGCAACCAGGTGCAGGCCATGATGCACCTGGTGGAGGAGTCAAAAGGCGGCTACTCGGTTCAGGAGAACAAGACGATCAGAATCGGTCGGCGCTCCAAGGAGCGGATGATGCGCGCCAATCTTCGACTTGTGGTGAGCGTGGCCAAGAAGTACCAGGGCAAGGGCCTGGAGCTTCTTGATCTGATCCAGGAAGGCTCCCTTGGCCTCGAGCGCGCCGTCGAAAAGTTTGACCCCACCCGGGGTTACAAGTTTTCCACCTATGCCTTCTGGTGGATTCGCCAGAGCATGACGCGCGCGATTGCCTGCCAGTCCCGGGCCATTCGACTGCCGGTCCACCTCAGCGAGCGTCTGACCACAGTCCGCAAGGTGAGCCTGGAGCTGGCCCACAAGCTCGGCGCCATGCCCAGCCGTCGCGAGATTTCTGAAGCGATGGCCATTCCCGTCGAGGAGCTCGACTCCCTGCTTCGCCAGGCCCTCACCATCTCCAGCCTGGATGCCCCCATTCATGCCGAGGATGGTCGCAGCTTCCTGGGTGATCTCATCGCCGATGGTTCTGCCGAGGAACCTCTCGACCGCATCGAGCGGGGTATGCATCAGGAGCAACTGGCCCAGCTGATGAGTCACCTTTCCAGCCAGGAAAGGGAGGTTCTGGCCCTGCGCTTCGGTCTCGACGGCATGGAGCGCCACACCCTGGCGGACATCGGCCGACAGCTGGATGTGTCACGCGAAAGGGTCCGGCAGATTGAACTCAAGGCGCTTCGCAAACTGCGCAGCCTTTCGACACGCTCCACCCCTCTGCCCTGA
- a CDS encoding 2Fe-2S iron-sulfur cluster-binding protein gives MHRQSRAIGLSRPAITIAWPDGRTSSALPGQDWLQAAREAAVVIPTGCLGGSCGACEIEVNGRMVRACIATVPSSPSGRLTVSLASDPFW, from the coding sequence GTGCATCGTCAGTCCAGAGCCATCGGACTCTCCCGCCCTGCCATCACCATCGCGTGGCCGGACGGGCGGACCAGCTCGGCCCTACCCGGCCAGGACTGGCTGCAGGCGGCACGGGAGGCAGCGGTGGTGATTCCCACCGGCTGCCTGGGGGGCAGCTGCGGAGCCTGTGAGATCGAGGTCAACGGACGCATGGTGCGGGCCTGCATCGCCACCGTGCCATCAAGCCCGAGTGGCCGGCTGACGGTGAGCCTGGCCAGCGATCCCTTCTGGTAA
- a CDS encoding radical SAM protein: MALPTVLKRAVPSNVQSAVKRLLWPEYSPATPGQKVIEFWVDVVSGCNLRCTACPVGMPEYTNSIGQKLTEMPIELFEKICLKAKEDTNGNCRFGLYNWTEPTLHSKLHELIACAESHGVPCGISSNLNYDYDWSLLKPLHLWNFTITVSGFTQRTYQINHKGGRIEPVLANLIRISETLGDWDCYKNIDVRYLVHKQNLHEVHLFKHFCDKLGMKFSPYHAYYMPIDKMFDGLEEVPPELEYIYYSPQLVQQAIGSHRSQNCFMRESQVCLDHEGNFSVCCVQSPSAPSIANYLDTPYQVMQARRYASDLCRKCTSSGINIFATYGMQEPPEIQQSIENLLPVDLKDFS; encoded by the coding sequence ATGGCCTTGCCAACAGTCCTGAAGCGTGCTGTTCCCAGCAACGTGCAATCGGCAGTCAAACGGTTGCTGTGGCCTGAATACTCCCCTGCCACTCCCGGTCAGAAAGTCATTGAATTCTGGGTGGATGTGGTGAGTGGTTGCAACCTCCGTTGCACGGCCTGCCCCGTCGGCATGCCCGAGTACACCAACAGCATCGGCCAGAAGCTGACGGAGATGCCAATTGAGTTGTTCGAAAAGATTTGCCTTAAGGCAAAGGAAGATACCAATGGCAATTGCCGATTCGGCCTATACAACTGGACAGAGCCGACCCTTCACTCCAAGCTCCATGAGCTGATCGCCTGTGCCGAAAGCCATGGCGTGCCCTGCGGAATCTCCTCGAACCTTAACTACGACTACGACTGGTCCCTGCTTAAACCGCTGCATCTCTGGAATTTCACGATCACGGTGTCGGGTTTCACCCAGCGCACCTACCAGATCAACCACAAGGGGGGGCGGATTGAACCGGTCCTCGCCAATCTGATTCGCATCTCGGAAACCCTTGGCGACTGGGATTGCTACAAGAACATTGATGTGCGCTATCTGGTGCACAAGCAGAACCTGCATGAAGTGCATCTGTTCAAACACTTCTGCGACAAGCTGGGGATGAAGTTCTCTCCCTATCACGCCTATTACATGCCCATCGACAAGATGTTTGACGGCCTGGAGGAAGTTCCACCGGAACTGGAATACATCTACTACAGCCCCCAGTTGGTGCAGCAGGCCATCGGCAGCCATCGCTCCCAGAATTGCTTCATGCGCGAATCCCAGGTCTGCCTGGATCACGAGGGTAATTTTTCCGTCTGCTGCGTGCAATCCCCTTCAGCTCCTTCGATCGCCAACTATCTCGATACGCCATACCAGGTGATGCAGGCCAGGCGCTATGCCAGCGACCTCTGCAGGAAATGCACCAGCAGCGGCATCAACATTTTTGCCACCTATGGCATGCAGGAACCACCGGAAATCCAGCAATCGATCGAAAATCTCCTGCCCGTCGATCTGAAGGATTTCAGCTGA
- the mnmA gene encoding tRNA 2-thiouridine(34) synthase MnmA produces MAAVLARLGAWPGERRVAVGLSGGVDSSLTAALLVAAGWEVEGLTLWLMSGKGSCCAEGLVDAAGICEQLGVPHHVVDSRARFQEQIVGFLVEGYGEGLTPLPCSRCNRAVKFGPMLEWAAAERGLSRLATGHYARQRPAGAADGPPLPGDGAGRHQLLRGLDPLKDQSYFLYDLPQAVLGHLVFPLGELTKEATRTEAARLGLRTAEKPESQDLCLADHHGSMRAFLDAYLPPRQGEIVLPDGTVLGSHDGIEHFTIGQRKGLGVAWSEPLHVVRLDGALNRVVVAPRREATRRDCVVGAINWVSIAPPEQPIAVEVQVRYRSLPEPALLTPLPETAADHAGDRPHRARLDFAEPQFSVAPGQAAVFYCGEVLLGGGLIQADG; encoded by the coding sequence GTGGCCGCGGTGCTGGCGCGGCTGGGCGCCTGGCCTGGCGAGCGGCGCGTGGCCGTGGGGCTCTCCGGCGGTGTGGACAGCTCCCTGACCGCGGCCCTGCTGGTGGCCGCCGGCTGGGAGGTGGAGGGCCTCACCCTGTGGCTGATGAGTGGCAAGGGCTCCTGCTGCGCCGAGGGCCTGGTGGATGCGGCCGGCATCTGCGAGCAGCTGGGGGTGCCCCACCACGTCGTGGACAGCCGGGCCCGTTTCCAGGAGCAGATCGTCGGGTTTCTGGTGGAGGGCTACGGCGAGGGCCTCACACCCCTGCCCTGCTCCCGTTGCAACCGGGCGGTCAAGTTCGGACCGATGCTCGAGTGGGCCGCCGCGGAGCGCGGCCTCAGCCGACTGGCCACCGGCCACTACGCCCGGCAGCGGCCCGCTGGCGCCGCCGACGGCCCGCCCTTGCCAGGGGATGGGGCCGGCCGCCACCAGCTGTTGCGGGGCCTGGATCCTCTCAAGGACCAGAGCTACTTCCTTTACGACCTGCCCCAGGCGGTGCTGGGCCACCTGGTGTTTCCCCTGGGTGAACTCACCAAGGAGGCGACCCGCACTGAGGCCGCCCGCCTCGGCCTGCGCACCGCCGAGAAGCCCGAGAGTCAGGACCTCTGCCTGGCGGACCACCACGGCTCGATGCGGGCGTTTCTCGATGCCTACCTGCCGCCACGCCAGGGGGAGATCGTGCTTCCTGACGGCACGGTGCTCGGCTCCCACGACGGCATCGAGCATTTCACCATCGGGCAACGCAAGGGGCTGGGGGTGGCCTGGAGCGAACCCCTGCATGTGGTGCGGCTGGATGGCGCCCTGAACAGGGTGGTGGTGGCCCCCCGCCGGGAGGCGACCCGCCGGGACTGTGTGGTGGGCGCCATCAACTGGGTGTCGATCGCCCCGCCGGAGCAGCCGATTGCGGTTGAGGTGCAGGTGAGATACCGGAGCCTGCCGGAACCTGCGCTGCTGACCCCCCTGCCGGAGACAGCCGCTGACCACGCCGGCGATCGGCCCCACAGGGCCCGGCTCGACTTCGCCGAGCCCCAGTTCTCGGTGGCACCGGGGCAGGCGGCGGTGTTCTACTGCGGTGAGGTGCTGCTCGGCGGAGGCTTGATTCAGGCCGACGGCTGA
- the pdhA gene encoding pyruvate dehydrogenase (acetyl-transferring) E1 component subunit alpha yields MTQELTAARAAQPASPGAAASSEEAGSHAVRLEGLYPAERASVSRDEGLMLYRDMTLGRRFEDKCAEMYYRGKMFGFVHLYNGQEAVSTGVIRAMRLQHDWFCSTYRDHVHALSCGVPAREVMSELFGKATGCSKGRGGSMHLFSREHHLLGGYAFIGEGIPVALGAAFTSRYKRDALGQADSDAVTAAFFGDGTCNIGQFYECLNMASLWKLPILFVVENNRWAIGMDHNRATSEPEIWRKAAGFGMVGEEVDGMDVLAVRAAAQRAIERARAGEGPTLLECLTYRFRGHSLADPDELREAAEKEFWAKRDPIKQLALRLTDMGLATAEELKAIEKEIDAEVADCVEFALAAPEPDGSELTRYIWAED; encoded by the coding sequence ATGACTCAGGAATTGACCGCGGCGCGGGCAGCCCAGCCCGCCAGCCCTGGGGCCGCCGCGTCTTCTGAGGAGGCGGGCAGCCATGCGGTGCGATTGGAAGGTCTGTATCCGGCCGAGCGAGCCAGTGTCAGCCGGGACGAGGGTCTGATGCTCTACCGGGACATGACCCTGGGGCGCCGCTTTGAGGACAAGTGCGCCGAGATGTACTACCGGGGCAAGATGTTCGGCTTCGTGCATCTGTACAACGGTCAGGAAGCCGTCTCCACCGGTGTGATCCGGGCGATGCGACTGCAGCATGACTGGTTCTGCAGCACCTACCGCGACCACGTGCATGCCCTGAGCTGCGGAGTGCCGGCCCGGGAGGTGATGAGCGAGCTGTTCGGAAAGGCCACGGGCTGCAGCAAGGGTCGTGGCGGATCGATGCACCTGTTCTCCAGGGAACACCATCTGCTCGGTGGCTATGCCTTCATCGGCGAAGGCATCCCGGTGGCCCTGGGAGCGGCGTTCACCAGCCGCTACAAGCGTGATGCCCTCGGCCAGGCCGACAGCGATGCCGTCACGGCCGCCTTCTTCGGGGATGGCACCTGCAACATCGGCCAGTTCTACGAGTGCCTGAACATGGCCTCGCTGTGGAAGCTGCCGATCCTGTTCGTGGTCGAAAACAACCGCTGGGCCATCGGCATGGACCACAACCGGGCCACCAGTGAGCCGGAAATCTGGCGCAAGGCGGCGGGTTTCGGCATGGTCGGCGAGGAAGTGGATGGCATGGATGTGCTGGCCGTGAGGGCCGCGGCCCAGCGGGCCATTGAGCGGGCCAGGGCTGGTGAAGGCCCCACGCTCCTGGAGTGCCTCACCTACCGGTTCCGTGGCCATTCCCTGGCGGATCCCGATGAGCTCCGTGAAGCGGCCGAGAAGGAGTTCTGGGCCAAGCGCGATCCCATCAAACAACTGGCCCTGCGCCTGACGGACATGGGCCTGGCCACGGCCGAGGAGCTCAAGGCGATCGAGAAGGAGATCGATGCCGAAGTGGCCGATTGTGTGGAGTTCGCCCTCGCGGCTCCCGAGCCCGATGGCAGCGAACTCACCCGCTACATCTGGGCCGAAGACTGA
- a CDS encoding ARC6/PARC6 family protein — protein MDLPIDHFRLLGVPPSADAQGVLRTLQSRLDRPPHAGFTAETLQTRAELLRASADLLCDTDRRAAYEAELTSLAGSDGSLQPALEITSSRQVGGLVLLMEGGQPLEAFEMASRSLHPPQSPTLGSGREADLTLLAGLACLAAAGELEEQRRFEAAARTLEQGLQLLQRLGRQPDLRETMHAQLDHLTPYRVLDLLSRDLVAGVERQEGLELLEQLVQRRGGLEGDGDPQFPSQDFQPFFHQIRAFLTVQEQVDLFSRWAATGSDAADFLATIALTASGFAQRKPERIAEARHRLQRSGREGIEPLLANLHLLLGEADTARTCFDRGASQELKDWAAGKSADPLGQLCAYCSDWLVRDVLPGYRDLEAEPDLVAYFSDRDVVAYVEREDQRRGRAYLAAPAAVEPAPGPAFPPYDDLGPGTLPPPVPLTLEGGSAGGFAPLPAADAAKDPDDDGELDDEVPLRWPVPPRPWLLGGAAALLLVLVAAWVLRQRQSSPPPAPAPVPPATAPAPTPKPTPKPVVGLRVTPLTANRPDAAQVRQLLENWLTVKSGVLAGEPTPQDLDRIAREGPMALLARERRGDLARGQTQQLDVQIIDLTLSENGPRRIVAVARLRYSDRRLDANGTVLETTAPLELRNGYVFGRDGDSWRLAATQSLN, from the coding sequence TTGGACCTGCCGATCGATCATTTCCGCTTGCTGGGCGTGCCTCCGTCCGCCGATGCCCAGGGGGTCCTGCGCACCCTCCAGTCGCGCCTGGACCGTCCGCCCCATGCAGGGTTCACCGCCGAAACCCTGCAGACACGGGCGGAGTTGCTCCGGGCCAGCGCCGACTTGCTGTGCGATACCGATCGGCGCGCCGCCTACGAAGCGGAGCTGACCAGTCTGGCCGGCAGCGACGGCAGCCTTCAGCCGGCCCTGGAGATCACCAGCTCCCGCCAGGTGGGTGGGCTGGTGCTGCTGATGGAGGGGGGCCAGCCCCTGGAGGCCTTCGAAATGGCCAGCCGCTCGCTGCACCCCCCCCAGTCGCCCACCCTCGGCAGTGGCCGCGAAGCCGATCTCACGCTGCTGGCGGGGCTGGCCTGCCTCGCCGCCGCCGGCGAACTGGAGGAGCAGCGCCGCTTCGAAGCCGCCGCCCGCACCCTGGAGCAGGGTCTGCAACTGCTGCAGCGCCTCGGCAGGCAACCCGACCTCAGGGAAACCATGCACGCCCAGCTGGACCACCTCACGCCCTACCGGGTGCTCGACCTGCTGAGCCGGGACCTGGTCGCCGGTGTCGAGCGGCAGGAGGGCCTGGAGCTGCTCGAGCAACTCGTGCAGCGGCGCGGGGGGCTTGAGGGCGATGGTGATCCCCAGTTCCCCAGCCAGGACTTCCAGCCCTTCTTCCACCAGATCCGCGCCTTCCTCACCGTCCAGGAGCAGGTGGATCTGTTCAGCCGTTGGGCAGCCACCGGCTCCGACGCGGCCGACTTCCTGGCCACCATCGCCCTGACCGCCTCCGGGTTCGCCCAGCGCAAGCCCGAGCGCATCGCTGAAGCCAGACACCGCCTGCAGCGCAGCGGCCGGGAGGGGATCGAACCGCTGCTGGCCAACCTGCACCTGCTGCTGGGGGAGGCCGACACGGCACGGACCTGCTTCGACCGGGGCGCCAGCCAGGAGCTGAAGGACTGGGCCGCCGGCAAAAGTGCTGACCCGCTGGGTCAGCTCTGCGCCTACTGCAGCGACTGGCTGGTGCGGGATGTGCTGCCCGGCTACCGGGACCTGGAAGCCGAGCCCGATCTGGTGGCCTACTTCAGTGACCGCGACGTGGTCGCCTACGTCGAGCGGGAGGACCAACGCCGGGGTCGCGCCTATCTCGCCGCCCCGGCAGCCGTGGAGCCTGCCCCAGGCCCAGCCTTCCCCCCCTACGACGACCTCGGCCCGGGAACACTGCCGCCCCCAGTGCCCCTGACCCTGGAGGGGGGCAGCGCCGGCGGATTCGCCCCACTGCCTGCGGCTGACGCCGCAAAGGATCCCGATGACGACGGGGAGCTCGATGATGAGGTGCCCCTGCGCTGGCCAGTGCCGCCGCGGCCCTGGCTGCTGGGGGGCGCCGCCGCCCTGCTGCTGGTGCTGGTCGCTGCCTGGGTGCTGCGGCAGCGCCAGAGCTCGCCCCCACCGGCACCGGCGCCGGTTCCGCCGGCCACCGCCCCGGCTCCCACTCCGAAACCCACTCCGAAGCCTGTGGTCGGGCTGCGCGTCACCCCGCTCACCGCGAACCGTCCCGATGCGGCCCAGGTGCGCCAACTGTTGGAGAACTGGCTGACCGTCAAGAGCGGCGTGCTGGCGGGTGAACCGACGCCTCAGGACCTCGATCGCATCGCCCGGGAAGGGCCGATGGCCCTGCTGGCCAGGGAGCGCCGCGGCGATCTCGCCCGGGGCCAGACCCAGCAGCTCGATGTTCAGATCATCGATCTCACCCTCTCGGAAAATGGCCCCCGGCGCATCGTCGCCGTCGCCCGGCTGCGCTACAGCGATCGGCGCCTTGATGCCAACGGAACAGTGCTGGAGACCACGGCTCCGCTGGAGCTGCGCAATGGTTATGTATTCGGACGCGACGGCGACAGCTGGCGCCTGGCGGCCACCCAATCCCTCAACTGA
- a CDS encoding NAD(P)H-hydrate epimerase, giving the protein MPAPWPPLDADHVLVSGSTMAAIEQQLFDSGLPVEALMEKAALAVSRRLRERPGQDRHDGLLVLVGPGHNGGDGLVVAREWHLAGGRVRIWCPFERLRPLTDAHLRHARWLGLPMLEDPPDPADPALWVDALFGIGQHRPADATIEALLRDRQRVRPGALVAIDVPTGLDADDGALLGTAAATASTTYCIGLIKRGLVQDAALRWVGQLERVCLGLPSALLGQPSGDPLLGLTAADRTTAPWPDPDPAAGKYERGRLLVVAGSRRFRGAAHLALAGATASGCGSLRAAPPREIAPQLWQVHPHVVLEPGLGATPAGGLALGDLAEGWLDRLDAVLLGPGLGGLGNPGGSRAAAIEAQERQRWRELADFTGLLVIDADGLNRVAAMGADWLQDRRGPTWITPHEGEFRRLFADLAPLPRPEAALAAARRCGASVLLKGARSVVATPEGHRWQLLQACPDAARAGLGDVLAGYAAGRGAMALATAPQGPGPAASADGTWLAAAALDHALAGLHCQECRGAGGVTPLAVAEALAQREPAADDGDRR; this is encoded by the coding sequence ATGCCCGCCCCCTGGCCGCCGCTGGATGCCGACCACGTCCTGGTGAGCGGATCCACGATGGCGGCCATCGAGCAACAGCTGTTCGACAGCGGCCTGCCGGTGGAGGCCCTGATGGAGAAGGCGGCCCTGGCGGTGAGCCGCCGCCTGCGGGAGCGGCCGGGCCAGGATCGCCACGACGGCCTGCTGGTGCTGGTGGGACCGGGCCACAACGGTGGTGATGGGCTGGTGGTGGCCAGGGAATGGCATCTGGCGGGGGGCCGGGTGCGGATCTGGTGCCCCTTCGAGCGCCTCCGACCCCTCACCGACGCCCACCTGCGCCATGCCCGCTGGCTGGGTCTGCCCATGCTGGAAGACCCTCCGGACCCCGCCGATCCCGCCCTCTGGGTGGATGCCCTGTTCGGCATCGGCCAGCACCGCCCGGCCGATGCCACGATCGAAGCCCTGCTGCGGGATCGCCAGAGGGTGCGGCCCGGTGCCCTGGTGGCCATTGACGTCCCCACCGGACTGGACGCCGATGACGGGGCCCTGCTTGGCACTGCGGCCGCCACCGCCTCCACCACCTATTGCATCGGCCTGATCAAGCGGGGCCTGGTGCAGGATGCCGCCCTGCGCTGGGTTGGGCAGCTGGAGCGGGTCTGCCTCGGACTGCCGTCCGCCCTGCTGGGCCAACCATCCGGCGATCCGCTGCTGGGCCTGACGGCCGCCGATCGGACCACGGCCCCCTGGCCCGATCCAGATCCGGCCGCCGGGAAATACGAACGGGGACGGCTGCTGGTCGTCGCCGGTAGCCGCCGTTTCAGGGGCGCCGCCCATCTGGCCCTCGCGGGCGCCACCGCATCGGGATGCGGCAGCCTGCGTGCCGCCCCGCCCCGTGAGATCGCCCCCCAGCTCTGGCAGGTCCATCCCCACGTGGTGCTGGAACCTGGCCTGGGCGCCACCCCCGCCGGCGGCCTGGCCCTGGGGGATCTGGCCGAGGGCTGGCTGGATCGGCTGGATGCGGTGCTGCTGGGTCCGGGCCTGGGCGGGCTGGGCAACCCCGGTGGTTCGCGTGCGGCAGCGATCGAAGCCCAGGAACGGCAGCGCTGGCGGGAGCTGGCTGACTTCACAGGACTGCTGGTGATCGATGCCGATGGCCTCAACCGCGTGGCGGCGATGGGCGCCGACTGGCTCCAGGACCGCCGAGGCCCCACCTGGATCACCCCCCACGAGGGGGAGTTCCGCAGACTCTTTGCCGATCTGGCCCCGCTGCCCCGGCCAGAAGCGGCCCTGGCGGCGGCGCGCCGCTGCGGCGCCAGCGTGTTGCTCAAGGGAGCCCGCAGCGTCGTGGCGACCCCTGAGGGACACCGCTGGCAACTGCTCCAGGCCTGCCCGGACGCCGCCAGGGCCGGGCTTGGCGATGTGCTCGCGGGCTACGCCGCGGGGCGGGGGGCCATGGCCCTGGCCACCGCCCCGCAAGGGCCTGGGCCTGCGGCCAGCGCTGATGGGACCTGGCTGGCGGCCGCCGCCCTCGACCATGCCCTCGCCGGTCTCCACTGCCAGGAGTGCAGGGGCGCCGGGGGCGTCACGCCGCTTGCGGTGGCCGAAGCACTGGCCCAGCGAGAACCGGCAGCGGATGATGGGGACAGGCGATGA
- the ffh gene encoding signal recognition particle protein: MFDELSQRFEDAVKGLRGQAAISETNVDGALKEVRRALLEADVSLAVVKEFVEEVRRKAVGAEVVRGVSPDQKFIQLVHEQLVDTMGGANAPLARAADGPTVILMAGLQGAGKTTATAKLGLHLKEQGRRALLVAADVYRPAAIDQLQTLGRQIGVEVFSLGSDAKPEAIAAAGVAKGRDEGFDTVLVDTAGRLQIDASMMEEMVRIREAAAPDEVLLVVDSMIGQEAAELTRAFHEQVGITGAVLTKLDGDSRGGAALSIRKVSGAPIKFIGTGEKVEALQPFHPERMASRILGMGDVLTLVEKATKEVELADVEKMQRKLQEASFDFSDFVQQMRLIKRMGSLGGLMKLIPGMNKIDDGMLRQGESQLKRIEAMIGSMTEAERRQPELLAAQPSRRRRIAAGSGHTPADVDKVLSDFQKMRGFMQQMSRGGMPGMPGMGGFPGMPGMGGGLPGMGGMPGMGAPGGRGGGKPPKPPKPAKKRKGFGQL; encoded by the coding sequence ATGTTCGACGAACTCTCCCAGCGCTTTGAAGACGCGGTCAAGGGACTGCGCGGCCAGGCGGCCATTTCGGAAACGAACGTCGACGGAGCCCTCAAGGAGGTGCGACGGGCGCTGCTGGAGGCTGACGTGAGCCTGGCGGTGGTGAAGGAGTTCGTTGAGGAGGTGCGGCGCAAGGCCGTGGGCGCCGAGGTGGTGCGGGGGGTGAGCCCGGACCAGAAGTTCATCCAGCTGGTGCACGAGCAGCTTGTCGACACCATGGGCGGCGCCAACGCGCCCCTGGCCCGGGCGGCGGACGGGCCCACCGTGATCCTGATGGCCGGTCTGCAGGGGGCCGGCAAGACCACCGCCACCGCCAAGCTGGGCCTGCACCTCAAGGAACAGGGGCGGCGCGCCCTGCTGGTGGCCGCCGATGTCTACCGGCCGGCCGCCATCGACCAGCTCCAGACACTGGGCCGCCAGATCGGTGTGGAGGTGTTCAGCCTCGGCAGCGACGCCAAGCCGGAAGCGATCGCTGCCGCCGGCGTGGCCAAGGGGCGGGACGAGGGCTTCGACACCGTGCTGGTGGACACCGCCGGCCGGCTCCAGATCGATGCCTCAATGATGGAGGAGATGGTCCGGATCCGGGAGGCGGCGGCCCCGGATGAGGTGCTGCTGGTGGTGGATTCGATGATCGGCCAGGAGGCCGCTGAACTCACCCGCGCCTTCCATGAGCAGGTGGGCATCACCGGCGCCGTGCTCACCAAGCTGGACGGCGATTCCCGCGGCGGGGCGGCGCTCTCGATCCGCAAGGTGAGCGGTGCGCCGATCAAGTTCATCGGCACCGGCGAGAAGGTGGAGGCGCTGCAGCCGTTCCACCCGGAGCGGATGGCGAGCCGGATCCTGGGCATGGGCGATGTGCTCACCCTGGTGGAGAAGGCCACCAAGGAGGTGGAGCTGGCCGATGTGGAGAAGATGCAGCGCAAGCTGCAGGAAGCCAGCTTCGATTTCTCCGATTTCGTGCAGCAGATGCGCCTGATCAAGCGCATGGGCTCCCTGGGCGGGCTGATGAAGCTGATCCCTGGGATGAACAAGATCGATGACGGCATGCTGCGGCAGGGCGAGAGCCAGCTCAAGCGCATCGAGGCCATGATCGGCTCGATGACGGAAGCCGAGCGACGCCAGCCCGAGCTGCTCGCCGCCCAGCCCTCCCGCCGTCGCCGCATCGCCGCCGGCAGCGGCCACACCCCGGCGGATGTGGACAAGGTGCTCTCGGACTTCCAGAAGATGCGCGGCTTCATGCAGCAGATGAGCCGGGGTGGCATGCCGGGAATGCCGGGCATGGGTGGATTTCCCGGCATGCCAGGGATGGGAGGTGGCCTGCCGGGCATGGGCGGGATGCCGGGGATGGGGGCCCCTGGTGGCCGCGGCGGTGGCAAGCCGCCCAAGCCCCCGAAGCCGGCCAAGAAGCGCAAGGGATTTGGGCAGCTCTGA